A single genomic interval of Ammospiza nelsoni isolate bAmmNel1 chromosome 25, bAmmNel1.pri, whole genome shotgun sequence harbors:
- the LOC132083694 gene encoding tetra-peptide repeat homeobox protein 1-like — MVTPSSAMVTPSSTEVTPSTAMVTPSSAMVTPSSTKVTPSSTEPLAPVPRNVGFSLIPCPKGCRIPCPKGCGIQPLHFLLLLPPLHIPVPIPIPILNPVLIPIPVPIPVAIPIPVAILIPVPVAIPIPIPVPIPIPIPIPVPIPIPIPVPILIPIPVPIPIPIPVPIPILIPIPIPVPIPIPVPVAIPIPIPIPIPIPIPVPIPIPIPIPIPILIPIPVAIPIPVPISIPIPIPIPIPIPVPIPIPIPVPIPIPIPIPIPIPIPVPIPIPIPIPIPIPIPIPVLIPIPVLVSVGWDLPGGIRSLLPLQGRSRSGLGSRGGSKSPQAPEPPPSLRGAPEGLQIPTFISVFISPILLIFG; from the exons ATGGTCACACCAAGCAGTGCCATGGTCACACCAAGCAGCACTGAGGTGACACCAAGCACTGCCATGGTCACACCAAGCAGTGCCATGGTCACACCAAGCTCCACCAAGGTCACACCAAGCAGCACTGAG CCCTTGGCCCCTGTCCCAAGGAATGTGGGATTCAGCCTCATTCCCTGTCCCAAGGGATGCagg ATTCCCTGTCCCAAGGGATGTGGGATTCAGC CTCTCcacttcctgctgctcctccctccccttcaCATCCCAGtcccgatcccgatcccaaTCCTGAACCCGGtcctgatcccaatcccagtcCCAATCCCAGTTGCAATCCCAATCCCAGTTGCAATCCTAATCCCAGTCCCAGTCGCaatcccgatcccgatcccaGTCCCAATTCCGATCCCGATCCCAATCCCGGTCCCGATCCCAATCCCGATCCCAGTCCCAATTctgatcccaatcccagtcCCGATCCCAATCCCGATCCcagtcccaatcccaatcctgatcccaatcccaatACCAGTCCCAATCCCGATCCCAGTCCCAGTCGCAATCCcgatcccaatcccaatcccgaTCCCAATCCCGATCCcagtcccaatcccaatcccgatcccaatcccaatcccgatcctgatcccaatcccagttgcaatcccaatcccagtccCAATCTcgatcccaatcccaatcccaatcccaatcccaatcccagtcccaatcccaatcccgatcccagtcccaatcccaatcccgaTCCCAATTCCGATCCCAATCCCGATCCcagtcccaatcccaatcccgaTCCCAATTCCGATCCCAATCCCGATCCCAATCCCAGTCCTGATCCCGATCCCAGTCCTGGTCTCGGTGGGTTGGGATCTCCCAGGTGGGATCAGGAGCCTTTTGCCGCTGCAGGGCCGGAGCAGATCCGGGCTGGGATCCCGGGGTGGATCCAAATCCCCGCAGGCTCCGGAGCCTCCCCCTTCTCTTAGAGGAGCCCCAGAGGGTCTGCAGATCCcaacttttatttctgtgtttatttcccCCATTCTTTTGATTTTTGGGTAA